CTGCGAACCCCAGGGGATCTTGTTTTGCAGCAGGCCCCACCAGGCCTTGGCGAACTGGTCGCGCTCCCGCACGTCCATCGAAGCCTTTTCGGCCGCCTGCAGGCTGGCGATGGCCGCGTCCGCGCAGCGCGCCAGCATCTCTGGCGCACTCGACAGTGCTTCTTCAAAACACTGCTGCAGCAAACGGGAGGAGGCCGGCATGGAAACGGAATCTGCGGGGATCGGCCTTCAGGCGAAGGAATGACGTCGGGAGACACTTTTATACCCGGACGGGTAGATTAGCATCTTGACGCATCGCAAATAAACGTTGGCCGGCCCCAACATGGCACTGGGCGGCGCGCGCCCTGTGCAAGCGTGAAGAAGAAAGAACTCAAGCCACCAGCGGGACAGCCGTGCGGCGCACGCGCCGCACGTTGAAGGCACTGGCGATCAGGACGCCCTGCACCACCGCCAGGCCGATGAACACGGCCTGGTAGCGGCCCTGGTCCATCAGCACGCCAAAGATCAGGGGAGAAATGGCCTGCCCGATGTCCAGGCCCGAATACACCACACCATACACGCGCCCGGTCGCGTTCTCTGGCGTGGAGCGCTTGACCAGCAAGTCGCGCGAAGGGCCGGCGATGCCTGCGGCCGCGCCCATGGCGCCAAACAGCACCGGCACCGCGGCGGCCGGCAGGTTCGCGAAGGCCAGCACCAGGGCAAAGCAAGCCGCCAAACCAAAACCGATGCCCACGATGCGCTCGCAGCGCGCCGGGTCAGAGGCGAGGAAGCCGCCCAACACCATGGAGCCGGCCGAGCACAGCATGTAGGTGGTCAGGCACACGGCCACCAGGGTCAGCGGCACGTTGTGCAGATGGCGCGCGGCCTCGGGCGCGAAGGCTTGCACCACGCCCAGCGCCATGGCGTAGAAAAAGAAGAAGGCGAAACACATCCACACCGCCGGAATGCGCAGGAAGGCCATGGGGTTTTCCACCGGCACGTGCGGGTGGCCCGCGGCCGGCTTGGGCGTTGCCGGCAGGCTCAGGCGTTCGCGGTTGAACCACAGCACCGCCACGACCGTGAAGGCCAGCACGCCGGCGCCGGCCAGGGCGACGCGCCACGAATACGCCAGGGTGAGCGAGACCATCATGGCCGGTGCGAGCGCCCAACCCAGGCTGCCGGTGATACCGTGCACGCTGTAGGCATGGCCCAGGCGCGGCGCGCTCACCTTGCGGTTGAGCAAGGTGTAGTCCACCGGGTGGAACACGCCGTTGCCCACGCCCGCCA
The sequence above is a segment of the Hydrogenophaga sp. BPS33 genome. Coding sequences within it:
- a CDS encoding MFS transporter; the encoded protein is MSSSSTTHPLPPVALRQDASLIGLVGLAHLISHFSQLLLPPLFPWLKDVFNVSYAQLGFLMSVFFVVSCLVQAVSGFVVDRFGPRPVLFAGLALLGLAAFGYAFSTSYWMLALFAVVAGVGNGVFHPVDYTLLNRKVSAPRLGHAYSVHGITGSLGWALAPAMMVSLTLAYSWRVALAGAGVLAFTVVAVLWFNRERLSLPATPKPAAGHPHVPVENPMAFLRIPAVWMCFAFFFFYAMALGVVQAFAPEAARHLHNVPLTLVAVCLTTYMLCSAGSMVLGGFLASDPARCERIVGIGFGLAACFALVLAFANLPAAAVPVLFGAMGAAAGIAGPSRDLLVKRSTPENATGRVYGVVYSGLDIGQAISPLIFGVLMDQGRYQAVFIGLAVVQGVLIASAFNVRRVRRTAVPLVA